In Rhinolophus ferrumequinum isolate MPI-CBG mRhiFer1 chromosome 25, mRhiFer1_v1.p, whole genome shotgun sequence, the following proteins share a genomic window:
- the PITPNM2 gene encoding membrane-associated phosphatidylinositol transfer protein 2 isoform X3: MIIKEYRIPLPMTVEEYRIAQLYMIQKKSRNETHGEGSGVEILENRPYTDGPGGSGQYTHKVYHVGMHIPSWFRSILPKAALRVVEESWNAYPYTRTRFTCPFVEKFSIDIETFYKTDAGENPNVFSLSPVERNQLAIDFIDIVKDPVPPNEYRTEEDPKLFHSIKTQRGPLSENWIEEYKRQVCPIMCAYKLCKVEFRYWGMQSKIERFIHDTGLRKVMVRAHRQAWCWQDEWYGLSMENIRELEKEAQLMLSRKMAQFNEDDEAAQLTQGEGGQAQAPGEPTQPGGSSEPLAGRGLKKQWSTSSKSSRSSKRGASPSRHSISEWRMQSIARDSDESSDDEFFDAHEDLSDSEEIFPKDITKWNSNDLMDKIESPEPEDTQDSLYRRSSPEFRVASSVEQLNNIEDEVSPPLAAPPSKIHVLLLVLHGGTILDTGAGDPSSKQGDANTIATVFDTVMRVHYPSALGRLAIRLVPCPPVCSDAFALVSNLSPYSHDEGCLSNSQDHIPLAALPLLATSSPQYQEAVATVIQRANLAYGDFIKSQEGVTFNGQVCLIGDCVGGILAFDALCYGHQPVSESQSSSRRGSVASVQDTELLSPGVLVNAAHGSGSSGGGGGGGGGSGGGSLESSRHLSRSNVDIPRSSGTDDPKRQLPRKRSDSSTYELDTIQQHQAFLSSLHAGVMRNEPSSRRSSSCTMLDGPGALGKFDFEITDLFLFGCPLGLVLALRKTVIPTLDVFQLRPACQQVYNLFHPADPSASRLEPLLERRFHTLPPFSIPRYQRYPLGDGCSTLLADALQTHSTVFQEHAAPSSPGAAPTTRGFRRASEISIASQVSGMAESYTASSIAQKTPAPLSYTPSVRRLSLLALPSPPPTTSGSRPQARRANPSLERAPCLPDLNIREVAAKWWGQKRIDYALYCPDALTAFPTVALPHLFHASYWESTDVVSFLLRQVMRHDNSSILELDGKEVSVFTPSKPREKWQRKRTHVKLRNVTANHRINDALANEDGPQVLAGRFMYGPLDMVTLTGEKVDVHIMMQPPSGEWLYLDTLVTNSSGRVSYTIPETHRLGVGVYPVKMVVRGDHTFADSYITVLPKGTEFVVFSIDGSFAASVSIMGSDPKVRAGAVDVVRHWQDLGYLIIYVTGRPDMQKQRVVAWLAQHNFPHGVVSFCDGLVHDPLRHKANFLKLLISELHLRVHAAYGSTKDVAVYSAISLSPMQIYIVGRPTKKLQQQCQFITDGYAAHLAQLKYNHRARPARNTATRMALRKGSFGLPGQGDFLRSRNHLLRTISAQPSGPGLRHERTQSQPDGEQRGQRSMSVAAGCWGRTMAGRLESGAAPGPK, translated from the exons AAGAAGAGCCGCAACGAGACGCACGGTGAAGGCAGCGGCGTGGAGATCCTGGAGAACCGGCCGTACACGGACGGCCCCGGCGGCTCCGGGCAGTACACACACAAGGTGTACCACGTGGGCATGCATATCCCCAGCTGGTTCCGCTCCATCCTGCCCAAGGCGGCCCTGCGAGTGGTGGAGGAGTCCTGGAATGCCTACCCCTACACACGGACCAG GTTTACCTGCCCTTTTGTGGAGAAATTCTCCATTGACATCGAAACCTTTTATAAAACTGATGCTGGAGAAAACCCCAACGTGTTCAGTCTGTCTCCGGTGGAAAGGAACCAGCTGGCGATCG ACTTCATCGACATTGTCAAGGACCCCGTGCCCCCCAACGAGTACAGGACGGAAGAGGACCCCAAGCTCTTCCACTCCATCAAGACCCAGAGGGGGCCGCTGTCTGAAAACTGGATCGAGGAGTACAAGCGGCAGGTCTGCCCCATCATGTGCGCCTACAAGCTGTGCAAGGTGGAGTTCCGCTACTGGGGCATGCAGTCCAAGATTGAGAGGTTCATCCACGACACAG GCCTGCGGAAGGTGATGGTGAGGGCACACCGGCAGGCCTGGTGCTGGCAGGACGAGTGGTACGGGCTGAGCATGGAAAACATCCGTGAGCTGGAGAAGGAGGCGCAGCTCATGCTGTCCCGTAAGATGGCCCAGTTCAATGAGGACGACGAGGCCGCCCAGCTGACCCAGGGCGAAGGCGGCCAAGCCCAGGCCCCCGGGGAGCCCACGCAGCCAGGCGGCAGCAGCGAGCCCCTGGCCGGCCGCGGCCTGAAGAAGCAGTGGTCCACGTCCTCCAAGTCATCTCGGTCGTCCAAGCGGGGAG CCAGCCCTTCCCGCCACAGCATCTCAGAATGGAGGATGCAGAGTATTGCCCGCGACTCGGACGAGAGCTCCGATGACGAGTTCTTCGATGCTCATG AGGACCTGTCTGATTCTGAGGAAATATTCCCCAAGGATATCACCAAGTGGAACTCCAATGACCTCATGGACAAAATCGAAAGCCCTGAGCCGGAGGACACGCAGG ACAGTCTGTACCGCCGGAGCAGCCCCGAGTTCAGGGTGGCCTCCAGTGTGGAGCAGCTGAACAACATCGAG GATGAGGTCAGCCCCCCGCTGGCCGCCCCACCCTCCAAGATCCACGTGCTGCTGCTGGTGCTACACGGAGGCACCATCCTGGACACGGGCGCCGGGGACCCCAGCTCCAAGCAGGGCGACGCCAATACCATCGCCACCGTGTTCGACACCGTCATGCGCGTGCACTACCCCAGTGCCCTGGGCCGCCTTGCCATCCGCCTGGTGCCCTGCCCACCCGTCTGCTCCGACGCCTTCGCTCTGGTCTCCAA cctcagcccttACAGCCACGACGAAGGCTGTCTGTCCAACAGCCAGGACCACATCCCCCTGGCTGCCCTGCCCCTGCTGGCCACCTCCTCGCCCCAGTACCAGGAGGCAGTTGCCACGGTGATCCAGCGGGCCAACCTCGCTTATGGGGACTTCATCAAGTCCCAGGAGGGCGTGACCTTCAATGGGCAG GTCTGCCTGATCGGAGACTGTGTCGGGGGCATCCTGGCATTTGATGCCTTATGCTACGGCCACCAGCCAGTGTCCGAAAGTCAGAGCAGCAGCCGCAGGGGCAGCGTGGCCAGCGTGCAG GACACTGAGCTGCTGTCCCCGGGCGTCCTGGTGAATGCGGCACATGGCAGCGGCAGCAgtggcggtggtggcggtggcggcggtgGCAGCGGCGGCGGTAGCCTGGAGAGCAGTCGGCACCTCAGCCGCAGCAATGTCGACATCCCTCGAAGCAGTGGCACCGACGACCCCAAGAGGCAGCTGCCCCGCAAGAGGAGTGACTCGTCCACCTACGAGCTGGACACCATCCAGCAGCACCAGGCCTTCCTGTCCAG CCTCCACGCAGGCGTGATGAGGAATGAGCCCAGCTCCCGCCGCTCGAGCAGCTGCACCATGCTGGACGGCCCAGGGGCCCTGGGCAAGTTCGACTTTGAGATCACCGACCTCTTCCTCTTCGGGTGCCCACTGGGGCTGGTCCTGGCCTTGAGAAAGACTGTCATCCCCACCCTGGATG TTTTCCAGCTGCGGCCTGCCTGCCAGCAAGTCTACAACCTGTTCCACCCCGCGGACCCTTCGGCCTCGCGCCTAGAGCCGCTGCTGGAGCGGCGATTTCACACCCTGCCGCCCTTCAGCATCCCCCGCTACCAGCGCTACCCGCTGGGGGACGGCTGCTCCACGCTGCTGG CAGATGCACTCCAGACCCACAGCACCGTCTTCCAAGAGCACGCGGCCCCCTCTTCGCCCGGCGCGGCCCCCACCACCCGAGGCTTCCGCCGAGCCAGCGAGATCAGCATCGCCAGCCAGGTGTCGGGCATGGCCGAGAGCTACACGGCGTCCAGCATTGCCCAAA AGACCCCAGCGCCACTCAGCTACACCCCCAGCGTCAGGCGCCTGTCCCTGCtcgccctgccctccccaccccccaccacctcGGGCTCCCGCCCGCAGGCCAGGCGGGCGAACCCCAGTCTGGAGAGGGCCCCCTGCCTCCCCGACTTGAACATCAGAGAAG TTGCTGCAAAGTGGTGGGGCCAGAAGCGCATTGACTACGCCCTGTACTGCCCCGACGCCCTGACAGCTTTCCCCACGGTGGCCCTGCCTCACCTCTTCCACGCCAGCTACTGGGAGTCAACGGATGTGGTCTCCTTCCTGCTGAGACAG gTCATGAGACACGACAATTCCAGCATCTTGGAGCTGGACGGCAAGGAGGTGTCAGTGTTTACCCCCTCAAAGCCGAGAGAGAAGTGGCAGCGCAAGAGAACCCACGTGAAGCTGCGG AACGTGACCGCCAATCACCGGATCAACGATGCACTTGCCAATGAGGATGGTCCACAGGTTTTGGCGGGCCGGTTCATGTACGGGCCCCTGGACATGGTCACACTGACGGGGGAGAAG GTGGACGTGCATATCATGATGCAGCCGCCCTCGGGCGAGTGGCTGTACCTGGACACACTGGTGACCAACAGCAGCGGGCGTGTCTCCTACACTATCCCTGAGACTCACCGCCTGGGTGTGGGGGTCTACCCCGTCAAGATGGTGGTCAG GGGAGACCACACGTTTGCAGACAGCTACATCACCGTGCTGCCCAAGGGCACAGAGTTCGTGGTCTTCAGTATCGATGGCTCCTTTGCTGCCAGCGTGTCCATCATGGGCAGTGACCCCAAAGTGCGAGCTGGGGCCGTGGACGTGGTGCG GCACTGGCAGGACCTGGGCTACCTCATCATCTACGTGACGGGCCGGCCTGACATGCAGAAGCAGCGGGTGGTGGCGTGGTTGGCCCAGCACAACTTCCCCCACGGCGTGGTGTCCTTCTGTGACGGCCTGGTGCACGACCCACTGCGCCATAAGGCCAACTTCCTGAAGCTGCTCATCTCGGAG CTGCACCTGCGTGTGCACGCGGCCTACGGCTCCACCAAGGACGTGGCGGTATACAGCGCCATCAGCCTGTCCCCCATGCAGATCTACATTGTGGGCCGGCCCACCAAGAAGCTGCAGCAGCAGTGCCAG TTCATCACAGACGGCTACGCCGCCCACCTGGCCCAGCTCAAGTACAACCACCGGGCACGGCCGGCCCGCAACACGGCCACCCGCATGGCACTGCGCAAAGGCAGCTTCGGCCTGCCCGGCCAGGGCGACTTCCTGCGCTCCCGGAACCACCTGCTCCGCACCATCTCGGCCCAGCCTAGCGGGCCCGGCCTCCGGCATGAGCGGACGCAGAGCCAGCCTGACGGCGAGCAGCGGGGCCAACGCAGCATGAGCGTGGCGGCCGGCTGCTGGGGCCGCACCATGGCTGGCCGGCTCGAGTCAGGGGCAGCCCCGGGCCCCAAGTAG
- the PITPNM2 gene encoding membrane-associated phosphatidylinositol transfer protein 2 isoform X2 has product MIIKEYRIPLPMTVEEYRIAQLYMIQKKSRNETHGEGSGVEILENRPYTDGPGGSGQYTHKVYHVGMHIPSWFRSILPKAALRVVEESWNAYPYTRTRFTCPFVEKFSIDIETFYKTDAGENPNVFSLSPVERNQLAIDFIDIVKDPVPPNEYRTEEDPKLFHSIKTQRGPLSENWIEEYKRQVCPIMCAYKLCKVEFRYWGMQSKIERFIHDTGLRKVMVRAHRQAWCWQDEWYGLSMENIRELEKEAQLMLSRKMAQFNEDDEAAQLTQGEGGQAQAPGEPTQPGGSSEPLAGRGLKKQWSTSSKSSRSSKRGASPSRHSISEWRMQSIARDSDESSDDEFFDAHEDLSDSEEIFPKDITKWNSNDLMDKIESPEPEDTQDSLYRRSSPEFRVASSVEQLNNIEDEVSPPLAAPPSKIHVLLLVLHGGTILDTGAGDPSSKQGDANTIATVFDTVMRVHYPSALGRLAIRLVPCPPVCSDAFALVSNLSPYSHDEGCLSNSQDHIPLAALPLLATSSPQYQEAVATVIQRANLAYGDFIKSQEGVTFNGQVCLIGDCVGGILAFDALCYGHQPVSESQSSSRRGSVASVQDTELLSPGVLVNAAHGSGSSGGGGGGGGGSGGGSLESSRHLSRSNVDIPRSSGTDDPKRQLPRKRSDSSTYELDTIQQHQAFLSSLHAGVMRNEPSSRRSSSCTMLDGPGALGKFDFEITDLFLFGCPLGLVLALRKTVIPTLDVFQLRPACQQVYNLFHPADPSASRLEPLLERRFHTLPPFSIPRYQRYPLGDGCSTLLVETVQRNPELVLEGGPLAPLPPGDGFLETSIPVPALTWQDGPHPSPGCAEYALQTHSTVFQEHAAPSSPGAAPTTRGFRRASEISIASQVSGMAESYTASSIAQKTPAPLSYTPSVRRLSLLALPSPPPTTSGSRPQARRANPSLERAPCLPDLNIREVAAKWWGQKRIDYALYCPDALTAFPTVALPHLFHASYWESTDVVSFLLRQVMRHDNSSILELDGKEVSVFTPSKPREKWQRKRTHVKLRNVTANHRINDALANEDGPQVLAGRFMYGPLDMVTLTGEKVDVHIMMQPPSGEWLYLDTLVTNSSGRVSYTIPETHRLGVGVYPVKMVVRGDHTFADSYITVLPKGTEFVVFSIDGSFAASVSIMGSDPKVRAGAVDVVRHWQDLGYLIIYVTGRPDMQKQRVVAWLAQHNFPHGVVSFCDGLVHDPLRHKANFLKLLISELHLRVHAAYGSTKDVAVYSAISLSPMQIYIVGRPTKKLQQQCQFITDGYAAHLAQLKYNHRARPARNTATRMALRKGSFGLPGQGDFLRSRNHLLRTISAQPSGPGLRHERTQSQPDGEQRGQRSMSVAAGCWGRTMAGRLESGAAPGPK; this is encoded by the exons AAGAAGAGCCGCAACGAGACGCACGGTGAAGGCAGCGGCGTGGAGATCCTGGAGAACCGGCCGTACACGGACGGCCCCGGCGGCTCCGGGCAGTACACACACAAGGTGTACCACGTGGGCATGCATATCCCCAGCTGGTTCCGCTCCATCCTGCCCAAGGCGGCCCTGCGAGTGGTGGAGGAGTCCTGGAATGCCTACCCCTACACACGGACCAG GTTTACCTGCCCTTTTGTGGAGAAATTCTCCATTGACATCGAAACCTTTTATAAAACTGATGCTGGAGAAAACCCCAACGTGTTCAGTCTGTCTCCGGTGGAAAGGAACCAGCTGGCGATCG ACTTCATCGACATTGTCAAGGACCCCGTGCCCCCCAACGAGTACAGGACGGAAGAGGACCCCAAGCTCTTCCACTCCATCAAGACCCAGAGGGGGCCGCTGTCTGAAAACTGGATCGAGGAGTACAAGCGGCAGGTCTGCCCCATCATGTGCGCCTACAAGCTGTGCAAGGTGGAGTTCCGCTACTGGGGCATGCAGTCCAAGATTGAGAGGTTCATCCACGACACAG GCCTGCGGAAGGTGATGGTGAGGGCACACCGGCAGGCCTGGTGCTGGCAGGACGAGTGGTACGGGCTGAGCATGGAAAACATCCGTGAGCTGGAGAAGGAGGCGCAGCTCATGCTGTCCCGTAAGATGGCCCAGTTCAATGAGGACGACGAGGCCGCCCAGCTGACCCAGGGCGAAGGCGGCCAAGCCCAGGCCCCCGGGGAGCCCACGCAGCCAGGCGGCAGCAGCGAGCCCCTGGCCGGCCGCGGCCTGAAGAAGCAGTGGTCCACGTCCTCCAAGTCATCTCGGTCGTCCAAGCGGGGAG CCAGCCCTTCCCGCCACAGCATCTCAGAATGGAGGATGCAGAGTATTGCCCGCGACTCGGACGAGAGCTCCGATGACGAGTTCTTCGATGCTCATG AGGACCTGTCTGATTCTGAGGAAATATTCCCCAAGGATATCACCAAGTGGAACTCCAATGACCTCATGGACAAAATCGAAAGCCCTGAGCCGGAGGACACGCAGG ACAGTCTGTACCGCCGGAGCAGCCCCGAGTTCAGGGTGGCCTCCAGTGTGGAGCAGCTGAACAACATCGAG GATGAGGTCAGCCCCCCGCTGGCCGCCCCACCCTCCAAGATCCACGTGCTGCTGCTGGTGCTACACGGAGGCACCATCCTGGACACGGGCGCCGGGGACCCCAGCTCCAAGCAGGGCGACGCCAATACCATCGCCACCGTGTTCGACACCGTCATGCGCGTGCACTACCCCAGTGCCCTGGGCCGCCTTGCCATCCGCCTGGTGCCCTGCCCACCCGTCTGCTCCGACGCCTTCGCTCTGGTCTCCAA cctcagcccttACAGCCACGACGAAGGCTGTCTGTCCAACAGCCAGGACCACATCCCCCTGGCTGCCCTGCCCCTGCTGGCCACCTCCTCGCCCCAGTACCAGGAGGCAGTTGCCACGGTGATCCAGCGGGCCAACCTCGCTTATGGGGACTTCATCAAGTCCCAGGAGGGCGTGACCTTCAATGGGCAG GTCTGCCTGATCGGAGACTGTGTCGGGGGCATCCTGGCATTTGATGCCTTATGCTACGGCCACCAGCCAGTGTCCGAAAGTCAGAGCAGCAGCCGCAGGGGCAGCGTGGCCAGCGTGCAG GACACTGAGCTGCTGTCCCCGGGCGTCCTGGTGAATGCGGCACATGGCAGCGGCAGCAgtggcggtggtggcggtggcggcggtgGCAGCGGCGGCGGTAGCCTGGAGAGCAGTCGGCACCTCAGCCGCAGCAATGTCGACATCCCTCGAAGCAGTGGCACCGACGACCCCAAGAGGCAGCTGCCCCGCAAGAGGAGTGACTCGTCCACCTACGAGCTGGACACCATCCAGCAGCACCAGGCCTTCCTGTCCAG CCTCCACGCAGGCGTGATGAGGAATGAGCCCAGCTCCCGCCGCTCGAGCAGCTGCACCATGCTGGACGGCCCAGGGGCCCTGGGCAAGTTCGACTTTGAGATCACCGACCTCTTCCTCTTCGGGTGCCCACTGGGGCTGGTCCTGGCCTTGAGAAAGACTGTCATCCCCACCCTGGATG TTTTCCAGCTGCGGCCTGCCTGCCAGCAAGTCTACAACCTGTTCCACCCCGCGGACCCTTCGGCCTCGCGCCTAGAGCCGCTGCTGGAGCGGCGATTTCACACCCTGCCGCCCTTCAGCATCCCCCGCTACCAGCGCTACCCGCTGGGGGACGGCTGCTCCACGCTGCTGG TCGAGACCGTGCAGAGAAACCCCGAGCTGGTCCTGGAGGGCGGCCCCCTGGCCCCTCTCCCGCCCGGGGATGGCTTCCTGGAAACCAGTATCCCAGTTCCCGCGCTCACCTGGCAAGACGGTCCCCACCCGAGCCCAGGCTGTGCTGAGT ATGCACTCCAGACCCACAGCACCGTCTTCCAAGAGCACGCGGCCCCCTCTTCGCCCGGCGCGGCCCCCACCACCCGAGGCTTCCGCCGAGCCAGCGAGATCAGCATCGCCAGCCAGGTGTCGGGCATGGCCGAGAGCTACACGGCGTCCAGCATTGCCCAAA AGACCCCAGCGCCACTCAGCTACACCCCCAGCGTCAGGCGCCTGTCCCTGCtcgccctgccctccccaccccccaccacctcGGGCTCCCGCCCGCAGGCCAGGCGGGCGAACCCCAGTCTGGAGAGGGCCCCCTGCCTCCCCGACTTGAACATCAGAGAAG TTGCTGCAAAGTGGTGGGGCCAGAAGCGCATTGACTACGCCCTGTACTGCCCCGACGCCCTGACAGCTTTCCCCACGGTGGCCCTGCCTCACCTCTTCCACGCCAGCTACTGGGAGTCAACGGATGTGGTCTCCTTCCTGCTGAGACAG gTCATGAGACACGACAATTCCAGCATCTTGGAGCTGGACGGCAAGGAGGTGTCAGTGTTTACCCCCTCAAAGCCGAGAGAGAAGTGGCAGCGCAAGAGAACCCACGTGAAGCTGCGG AACGTGACCGCCAATCACCGGATCAACGATGCACTTGCCAATGAGGATGGTCCACAGGTTTTGGCGGGCCGGTTCATGTACGGGCCCCTGGACATGGTCACACTGACGGGGGAGAAG GTGGACGTGCATATCATGATGCAGCCGCCCTCGGGCGAGTGGCTGTACCTGGACACACTGGTGACCAACAGCAGCGGGCGTGTCTCCTACACTATCCCTGAGACTCACCGCCTGGGTGTGGGGGTCTACCCCGTCAAGATGGTGGTCAG GGGAGACCACACGTTTGCAGACAGCTACATCACCGTGCTGCCCAAGGGCACAGAGTTCGTGGTCTTCAGTATCGATGGCTCCTTTGCTGCCAGCGTGTCCATCATGGGCAGTGACCCCAAAGTGCGAGCTGGGGCCGTGGACGTGGTGCG GCACTGGCAGGACCTGGGCTACCTCATCATCTACGTGACGGGCCGGCCTGACATGCAGAAGCAGCGGGTGGTGGCGTGGTTGGCCCAGCACAACTTCCCCCACGGCGTGGTGTCCTTCTGTGACGGCCTGGTGCACGACCCACTGCGCCATAAGGCCAACTTCCTGAAGCTGCTCATCTCGGAG CTGCACCTGCGTGTGCACGCGGCCTACGGCTCCACCAAGGACGTGGCGGTATACAGCGCCATCAGCCTGTCCCCCATGCAGATCTACATTGTGGGCCGGCCCACCAAGAAGCTGCAGCAGCAGTGCCAG TTCATCACAGACGGCTACGCCGCCCACCTGGCCCAGCTCAAGTACAACCACCGGGCACGGCCGGCCCGCAACACGGCCACCCGCATGGCACTGCGCAAAGGCAGCTTCGGCCTGCCCGGCCAGGGCGACTTCCTGCGCTCCCGGAACCACCTGCTCCGCACCATCTCGGCCCAGCCTAGCGGGCCCGGCCTCCGGCATGAGCGGACGCAGAGCCAGCCTGACGGCGAGCAGCGGGGCCAACGCAGCATGAGCGTGGCGGCCGGCTGCTGGGGCCGCACCATGGCTGGCCGGCTCGAGTCAGGGGCAGCCCCGGGCCCCAAGTAG